The window AAAACTTCAAACAGAAGATGAGCTTTCCGTTTGAACTGCTGTCCGACCCGGACGAAACCGTGTGTGAGCTGTTTGGTGTCATGAAAATGAAAAACATGTATGGCAAACAGGTGCGTGGCATTGAGCGTAGCACCTTTGTCATCGACAAGGATGGCGTGCTCCGACGGGAGTGGCGAGGCGTCAAGGTGCCGGGCCATGTCGACGAAGTACTGAGTTTCGTCAAAACGTTGTAGTACAAGGCGGCCACTGGCCGCTTTTTTTACAGCTTGATCGGACCTGATCGTTAAACGGAGGTAA of the Chitinivorax sp. B genome contains:
- a CDS encoding peroxiredoxin translates to MLNQTVPDFSLPATGNTTFELAAVRGKHLVIYFYPKDNTPGCTTEGSDFRDRYADFQAADCEVVGLSRDGIKSHENFKQKMSFPFELLSDPDETVCELFGVMKMKNMYGKQVRGIERSTFVIDKDGVLRREWRGVKVPGHVDEVLSFVKTL